A stretch of the Manis pentadactyla isolate mManPen7 chromosome 16, mManPen7.hap1, whole genome shotgun sequence genome encodes the following:
- the NOTCH4 gene encoding neurogenic locus notch homolog protein 4 isoform X2 produces MQPPFLLLLLCHSAIGIRELQCGSFPEPCANGGTCLNLSQGQGTCQCAPGFLGETCQFPDPCQDAQLCQNGGSCQALLPALTGSPSGPSPLVPSYFCTCPSGFTGERCQAQLKDPCSSFCSKMGSCHIQASGRPQCLCMPGWIGEQCQFRDFCSANPCANGGVCLATYPQIQCRCPPGFEGHACEHDVNECFLDPGPCPKGTSCHNTLGSFWCLCSPGWEGPPCGLQPGPCPTRGCLNGGTCQLVPGRGSTFHLCLCPPGFTGLDCEMNPDNCVGHQCQNGATCQDELDTYTCLCPEAWTGWDCSEDVDECEAQGPPRCRNGGTCQNSAGGFHCVCVSGWGGTGCEENLDDCVAATCAPGATCIDRVGSFSCLCPPGRTGLLCHMEDMCLSQPCHREAQCSTNPLTGSTLCLCQPGYSGPTCHQDLDECQMAQQGPSPCEHGGSCLNTPGSFDCLCPPGYTGSRCEADHNECLSQPCRPGSTCLDLLATFHCLCPPGLEGRLCEVEIDECASAPCLNQADCRDLLNGFQCVCQPGFSGSQCEEDSDECGSSPCANGGRCQDQPGSFHCECLPGFEGPRCQAEVDECLSGPCPVGASCLDLPGAFFCLCPAGFTGTLCEVPLCAPNLCQPKQKCQYEEDKAHCLCPDGSPGCAPPEDSCACHHGHCQRSSCVCDMGWTGLECEAELGGCISMPCAHGGTCQPQPSGFNCTCPTGYTGPSCNEEVTACQSGPCLNGGSCSPSPGGYACTCPPSHTGPLCQTSTDHCASAPCLNGGTCVNRPGTSSCLCAMGFQGPRCEGKVHPSCADSPCRNRATCQDGPQGPRCLCPPGYTGGSCQALLDLCAQKPCPHNSHCLQTGPSFQCLCLPGWTGPLCNLPLSSCQKAALSQAMEVSSLCQNGGLCIDSGPSYFCHCPPGFQGNICQDRVNPCEFKPCQHGGTCTAQSNGYICQCAPGYSGQNCSKESDACQSQPCHNHGTCTPKPGGFYCTCPPGFVGLRCEGDVDECLDRPCHPSGTAACHSLANAFYCQCLPGHTGQWCEVEINPCQSQPCSHGGSCEATAGPPPGFTCHCPQGFEGSTCSQRAPSCGVYYCHHGGLCLPASKPGFPPRCACLNGYGGPDCLTPPAPQGCGPPSPCLHNGSCSETPGLGGPGFRCSCPPSSPGPRCQRPGAKGCEGRGGDGACDAGCSGPGGNWDGGDCSLGVPDPWKGCPSHSRCWLLFRDGQCHPQCDSEECLFDGYDCAIPPACTPAYDQFCRDHFHNGHCEKGCNTAECGWDGGDCRPEDGDSEWGPSLALLVVLSPPALDQQLLALARVLSLTLRVGLWVRKDSDGRDMVYPYPGAQAEEELGGTPDYSYQERATPQPQPVGKETDSLSTGFVVVMGVDLSHCVPDHPATRCPWDPGLLLRFLAAMAAVGALEPLLPGPLLAAHPRAGMAPPTNQFPWPVLCSPVAGVLLLALGALLVLQLIRRRRREHGALWLPPGFTRRPRTQPAPRRRRPPLGEDSIGLKALKPEAEVEDGVVMCSGPEEGEETEEMSSPSKCQLWPLSGDCQELPQAAMLTPPQESEIDVPDVDTRGPDGVTPLMSAVCCGGVQSRTFQGAWLGSPEPWEPLLGGGACPQAHTVGTGETPLHLAARFSRPTAARRLLEAGANPNQPDRAGRTPLHTAVAADAQEVCQLLLHSRQTEVDARTEDGSTALMLAARLAVEDLVEELIAAQADVGARDKWGKTALHWAAAVNNARAARSLLQAGADKDAQDSREQTPLFLAAREGAVEVAQLLLSLGAARGLRDQAGLAPGDIARQRNHWDLLTLLEGAEPPEAHHKATPGRGARTASGSAPERGGGALQRYRTLSAGAGPRGGGACLQARTLSVDLAALGGGAYSHRRNLSKGGAGGGPPSRGRRCSAGMRGARPNPALVRGRSGVAAGSGGVASADDWPCDWVAQGACGPASNTPIPPPCLTPSPERGSPQVAWGAPVHQLLPLNAGGEGQK; encoded by the exons ATGCAGCCCCCTTTCCTGCTGCTGCTACTGTGTCACTCAGCCATCGGGATTAGAG AGCTGCAGTGTGGGAGTTTCCCAGAACCCTGTGCCAATGGAGGCACTTGCCTGAACCTATCTCAGGGGCAAGGGACCTGCCA GTGCGCCCCTGGCTTCCTGGGTGAGACATGCCAGTTTCCTGACCCCTGCCAGGATGCCCAGCTCTGCCAGAATGGAGGCAGCTGTCAAGCTCTGCTTCCTGCCCTCACAGGCTCCCCCAGTGGCCCCTCTCCCTTGGTCCCCAGCTACTTCTGCACCTGCCCCTCTGGCTTCACTGGTGAGAGGTGCCAGGCCCAGCTCAAGGACCCCTGTTCTTCCTTCTGTTCCAAAATGGGCAGCTGCCACATCCAGGCCTCGGGCCGTCCACAGTGCCTCTGCATGCCCGGCTGGATAG gTGAGCAGTGCCAGTTTCGGGACTTCTGCTCAGCCAACCCCTGCGCCAATGGAGGGGTATGTCTGGCCACATACCCCCAGATCCAGTGCCGCTGCCCACCTGGCTTCGAGGGACATGCCTGCGAACACGATGTGAACGAGTGTTTCCTGGACCCCGGACCCTGCCCCAAGGGCACCTCCTGCCACAACACCCTGGGGTCCTTCTGGTGTCTCTGCTCCCCTGGGTGGGAGGGCCCACCCTGTGGGCTCCAGCCAGGGCCCTGCCCCACCAGGGGCTGTTTGAATGGGGGCACCTGCCAGCTGGTTCCAGGGAGGGGCTCCACCTTCCACCTGTGCCTCTGCCCCCCAG GTTTCACAGGCCTGGACTGTGAGATGAATCCAGACAACTGTGTCGGCCACCAATGTCAGAATGGGGCCACTTGCCAAGATGAGCTGGACACCTacacctgcctctgcccagaggccTGGACAG GCTGGGATTGCTCTGAAGATGTGGATGAATGTGAGGCCCAGGGTCCCCCTCGCTGCAGAAATGGGGGAACCTGCCAAAACTCGGCTGGTGGCTTccactgcgtgtgtgtgagtggctgGGGAGGCACAGGCTGTGAGGAGAACTTGGATGACTGTGTCGCTGCCACCTGTGCCCCAGGAGCCACCTGCATTGACCGTGTGGGCTccttctcctgcctctgcccaccTGGCCGCACAG GCCTCCTGTGTCACATGGAGGACATGTGTCTGAGCCAGCCATGCCACAGGGAGGCCCAGTGCAGCACCAACCCCCTGACAGGATCCACACTCTGCCTGTGTCAGCCTGGCTACTCAGGGCCCACCTGCCATCAGGACCTGGACGAGTGTCAGATGG CCCAGCAAGGCCCCAGTCCCTGTGAGCACGGCGGCTCCTGCCTCAACACCCCCGGCTCCTTTGACTGCCTCTGTCCCCCTGGCTACACGGGCTCCCGCTGTGAGGCTGATCACAATGAGTGCCTGTCCCAGCCCTGCCGCCCTGGTAGCACCTGCCTGGACCTGCTCGCCACCTTCCACTGCCTGTGCCCACCAG GCTTAGAAGGACGGCTCTGTGAGGTGGAGATTGATGAATGTGCCTCAGCTCCTTGCCTGAACCAGGCTGACTGCCGCGACCTGCTCAATGGCTTCCAGTGTGTCTGCCAGCCAG GATTCTCCGGCTCCCAGTGTGAGGAGGACAGCGATGAGTGTGGAAGCTCTCCCTGTGCCAATGGCGGGCGCTGCCAGGACCAGCCTGGATCCTTCCATTGCGAGTGTCTCCCAG GCTTTGAAGGCCCACGCTGCCAGGCAGAGGTGGACGAGTGCCTGAGTGGCCCGTGCCCTGTGGGAGCCAGCTGCCTTGACCTCCCAGGAGCCTTCTTTtgcctctgcccagcaggcttCACAG gTACTCTCTGTGAGGTCCCCTTGTGTGCCCCTAACCTGTGCCAGCCCAAGCAGAAGTGCCAGTACGAGGAGGACAAGGCCCACTGTCTCTGCCCCGATGGAAGTCCTGGCTGTGCTCCCCCTGAGGACAGCTGTGCCTGCCACCACGGGCACTGCCAGAG ATCGTCATGTGTGTGTGACATGGGTTGGACAGGACTGGAGTGTGAGGCTGAGCTGGGGGGCTGCATCTCCATGCCCTGTGCCCATGGGGGGACCTGCCAACCCCAGCCCTCTGGCTTCAACTGCACCTGCCCCACAGGCTACACAG GGCCCAGTTGCAATGAGGAGGTGACAGCTTGTCAGTCAGGACCCTGTCTCAATGGCGgctcctgcagccccagccctggaGGCTATGCCTGCACCTGCCCCCCAAGCCACACTGGGCCCCTCTGCCAGACCAGCACCGACCACTGTGCCTCTG CCCCGTGCCTCAATGGGGGTACCTGTGTGAACAGGCCTGGCACCTCCTCCTGCCTCTGTGCCATGGGCTTCCAGGGCCCACGCTGTGAGGGGAAGGTCCATCCCAGCTGTGCAGACAG CCCCTGTAGGAACAGAGCAACCTGCCAAGATGGCCCTCAGGGTCCCCGATGCCTCTGCCCCCCTGGCTACACAGGAGGCAGCTGTCAG GCTCTGCTAGACTTATGTGCTCAGAAGCCCTGTCCGCACAATTCCCACTGCCTCCAGACTGGGCCCTCCTTCCAGTGCCTGTGCCTCCCAGGATGGACTGGGCCTCTCTGCAACCTTCCTCTGTCCTCCTGCCAGAAGGCTGCTCTGAGTCAAG CCATGGAAGTCTCTTCCCTGTGCCAGAATGGAGGCCTCTGCATCGATAGCGGCCCCTCCTATTTCTGCCACTGCCCCCCTGGATTCCAAGGCAATATATGCCAGGACAGGGTGAATCCATGTGAGTTCAAGCCCTGCCAGCATGGAGGTACCTGCACAGCCCAGTCTAATGGGTATATCTGCCAG TGTGCCCCAGGCTACAGTGGACAGAACTGCTCAAAGGAATCTGATGCTTGTCAATCCCAGCCCTGTCACAACCATGGGACCTGTACCCCCAAACCTGGAGGCTTCTACTGCACTTGCCCACCAGGTTTTGTGGGGCTGCGCTGTGAGGGGGATGTGGATGAGTGTCTGGACCGGCCCTGCCACCCTTCAGGCACAGCAGCCTGCCACTCTCTGGCCAATGCCTTCTACTGCCAGTGTCTACCTGGACACACAG GCCAGTGGTGTGAAGTGGAGATAAACCCCTGCCAGAGCCAGCCCTGCTCCCATGGAGGGTCTTGTGAGGCCACAGCAGGACCACCTCCAGGTTTCACCTGCCACTGCCCCCAG GGTTTTGAAGGCTCCACTTGCAGCCAAAGAGCCCCTTCCTGTGGCGTCTATTACTGCCACCATGGTGGCCTGTGTCTGCCTGCTTCCAAGCCTGGCTTCCCACCCCGCTGTGCCTGCCTCAATGGCTATGGGGGCCCTGACTGCCTGACCCCACCTGCTCCTCAAGGCTGTGGCCCTCCTTCTCCATGCCTACACAATGGCAGTTGCTCAGAGACTCCTGGGTTGGGTGGCCCAGGCTTTCGATGCTCCTGCCCTCCCAGCTCTCCAGGGCCCCGGTGTCAGAGGCCAGGAGCAAAGGGATGTGAGGGCAGAGGTGGAGATGGGGCCTGCGATGCTGGCTGCAGTGGCCCAGGAGGAAATTGGGATGGGGGGGACTGCTCTCTGGGGGTCCCAGACCCCTGGAAGGGCTGCCCCTCCCACTCCCGGTGCTGGCTTCTCTTCCGGGATGGGCAGTGCCACCCGCAGTGTGACTCTGAAGAGTGTTTGTTTGATGGCTACGACTGTGCCATTCCTCCAGCCTGCAC TCCAGCCTACGACCAGTTCTGCCGCGATCACTTCCACAATGGGCACTGTGAGAAAGGCTGCAACACTGCGGAATGCGGCTGGGATGGGGGTGACTGCAGGCCCGAAGATGGGGATTCAGAGTGGGGGCCCTCCCTGGCCCTGCTGGTGGTTTTGAGCCCCCCAGCCCTGGACCAGCAGCTGCTTGCCCTGGCCCGGGTGTTATCCCTGACCCTGAGGGTAGGGCTCTGGGTGAGGAAGGATAGCGATGGCAGGGACATGGTGTACCCCTATCCTGGGGCCCAGGCTGAGGAGGAACTAGGAGGAACTCCAGACTACTCTTATCAGGAGAGAGCAACCCCTCAACCACAGCCTGTGGGCAAGGAGACAGACTCCCTCAGCACTGG GTTCGTTGTGGTGATGGGTGTGGATTTGTCCCACTGTGTCCCTGACCACCCTGCAACCCGCTGTCCCTGGGACCCTGGGCTCCTGCTCCGCTTCCTTGCTGCAATGGCCGCAGTAGGGGCCCTGGAGCCCCTATTGCCAGGACCCCTGCTGGCTGCCCACCCTCGTGCAGGCATGG CACCCCCCACCAACCAGTTTCCCTGGCCTGTGCTGTGCTCGCCAGTGGCCGGGGTGCTTCTCCTGGCCCTCGGGGCTCTTCTCGTCCTCCAGCTCATCCGGCGGCGCCGCAGAGAGCATGGGGCCCTCTGGCTGCCGCCTGGGTTCACTCGAAGGCCTCGGACTCAGCCAGCTCCCCGCAGACGCCGGCCCCCCCTGGGCGAGGACAGCATAGGCCTCAA GGCACTGAAACCAGAGGCAGAAGTTGAGGATGGAGTTGTGATGTGCTCTGGCCccgaggaaggagaggag ACTGAAGAAATGTCCTCACCCTCCAAGTGTCAGCTCTGGCCTCTGAGCGGTGACTGTCAGGAGCTCCCCCAGGCAGCCATGCTGACTCCTCCCCAGGAATCTGAAATAGATGTCCCTGATGTGGACACCCGTGGACCTG ATGGGGTGACTCCTCTGATGTCAGCAGTCTGCTGTGGGGGAGTGCAGTCCAGGACCTTCCAGGGGGCATGGCTGGGaagccctgagccctgggaacCTCTGTTGGGTGGAGGGGCCTGTCCCCAGGCTCACACTGTGGGCACTGGGGAGACCCCGCTACACCTGGCTGCCCGATTCTCCCGGCCAACTGCTGCCCGCCGCCTCCTTGAGGCTGGAGCCAACCCTAACCAGCCAGACCGAGCAGGGCGCACCCCCCTTCATACTGCTGTGGCTGCTGATGCTCAGGAGGTCTGCCAG CTCCTACTCCACAGCAGACAGACTGAAGTGGATGCAAGGACAGAGGATGGGTCTACAGCCCTGATGCTGGCTGCCAGGCTAGCAGTGGAGGACCTGGTTGAAGAACTGATTGCAGCCCAAGCAGATGTGGGAGCCAGAGATAAATGGG GAAAAACCGCGCTGCACTGGGCCGCCGCCGTGAACAACGCCCGGGCCGCCCGCTCCCTCCTCCAGGCCGGAGCCGATAAAGACGCCCAGGACAGCAGG GAGCAGACCCCACTGTTCCTGGCGGCCCGAGAGGGGGCGGTGGAGGTGGCCCAGCTGCTGCTGAGTCTGGGGGCTGCCAGAGGACTGCGGGACCAGGCTGGGCTAGCGCCCGGGGATATCGCCCGCCAGCGCAACCACTGGGATCTGCTGACGCTGCTGGAAGGGGCGGAGCCACCGGAGGCGCATCACAAAGCCACGCCGGGCCGTGGAGCGCGGACCGCGTCGGGCAGCGCTCCCGAACGCGGTGGCGGGGCTCTGCAGCGCTACCGAACGCTGTCAGCCGGAGCAGGCCCGCGTGGGGGCGGAGCATGTCTGCAAGCGCGGACTTTGTCCGTAGACTTGGCCGCGCTTGGGGGCGGAGCGTATTCGCATCGCCGGAACCTATCGaaaggaggggcaggaggaggcccGCCTTCCCGTGGTCGTCGGTGTTCTGCAGGCATGCGCGGAGCTCGGCCCAACCCTGCGTTAGTGCGAGGAAGATCCGGGGTCGCGGCCGGAAGTGGGGGTGTGGCTTCAGCTGACGACTGGCCCTGCGATTGGGTGGCCCAGGGAGCCTGCGGTCCTGCCTCCAACACTCCGATCCCGCCTCCTTGCCTTACTCCCTCCCCGGAGAGAGGATCCCCTCAAGTTGCCTGGGGTGCCCCAGTCCACCAACTATTACCTTTAAATGCGGGAGGCGAGGGTCAAAAATAG